The following proteins are encoded in a genomic region of Roseinatronobacter sp. S2:
- a CDS encoding molybdopterin-binding protein translates to MKFGPVPLSLAEGAILAHSVTLDTGRLRKGTQLTDKDVTTLRAAGLDHVTVARLDPEDISEDAAALAVAQALVPAPAACGLALKPVGTGRVNIVALGAGVLRVAGPQINALNAVDPAITCATLPDFMRLDPGGMVATVKIIPYGVARAAVAQACAAGQGALRVLPPLLKSASLIQTWVDPSADGRKGHAATKARLDRLGVALDAGAMVAHRIDALAQALAQASGDLLLVLTGSATSDLYDTAPEALRRAGGQVMHFGMPVDPGNLLFVGQLGGRPVIGLPGCAKSPALNGADWVLERIICGLGVTAADIMGMGVGGLLKEIPTRPRPRRHGETPARD, encoded by the coding sequence ATGAAATTCGGCCCCGTTCCGCTGTCACTGGCCGAAGGGGCCATTCTGGCGCATTCCGTAACGCTTGATACAGGCCGCTTGCGCAAGGGAACGCAGTTGACGGACAAGGACGTGACCACCCTGCGCGCGGCGGGGCTGGACCATGTGACGGTCGCGCGGCTGGACCCTGAGGACATCAGCGAAGATGCCGCAGCGCTTGCTGTGGCGCAGGCATTGGTGCCCGCTCCGGCCGCGTGCGGGTTGGCGCTGAAACCGGTTGGCACAGGGCGGGTCAATATCGTGGCGTTGGGCGCGGGCGTGCTGCGTGTTGCGGGGCCGCAGATCAATGCGCTGAATGCGGTTGACCCTGCCATCACCTGCGCGACCCTGCCGGATTTCATGCGCCTTGATCCCGGCGGCATGGTCGCCACGGTCAAGATCATTCCTTATGGCGTGGCGCGTGCCGCGGTGGCGCAGGCATGCGCTGCGGGGCAGGGCGCGTTACGCGTATTGCCGCCATTGCTGAAATCGGCCAGCTTGATTCAGACATGGGTGGACCCGTCCGCAGATGGCCGCAAGGGGCATGCCGCGACCAAAGCGCGGCTGGACCGGCTGGGTGTCGCGCTGGATGCAGGCGCGATGGTTGCGCACCGCATTGACGCGCTTGCGCAGGCATTGGCGCAGGCAAGCGGGGATCTGCTGCTGGTGCTGACAGGGTCCGCGACATCGGACCTGTATGACACCGCCCCCGAAGCGCTGCGCCGTGCAGGCGGGCAGGTGATGCATTTCGGCATGCCGGTTGATCCGGGCAATCTGCTGTTTGTGGGGCAGCTTGGGGGGCGTCCCGTCATCGGCCTGCCCGGTTGCGCCAAAAGCCCTGCGCTGAATGGCGCCGACTGGGTTCTGGAACGCATAATCTGCGGGCTGGGCGTCACTGCCGCCGACATCATGGGCATGGGGGTGGGTGGCTTGCTGAAGGAAATTCCGACCCGCCCGCGCCCGCGCCGCCATGGCGAAACGCCCGCGCGCGACTAA
- a CDS encoding (2Fe-2S)-binding protein, producing the protein MTKVTMTVNGRQMSADTEGRTLLSSYLRDLLGLTGTHVGCDTSQCGACVVLVDGKAVKSCTAFAGDLDGAEVTTVEGMANPDGSLGRIQQAFQDYHGLQCGFCTPGMVMSTAALLADNPTPTEEEVRHYLEGNICRCTGYQNIVRAVMAASGQDAATLAAE; encoded by the coding sequence ATGACCAAGGTAACAATGACAGTGAATGGCCGGCAGATGTCCGCAGATACGGAAGGGCGCACATTGCTGTCCAGCTATCTGCGCGATCTTCTGGGCCTGACAGGCACGCATGTGGGCTGCGATACCAGCCAATGCGGGGCCTGTGTGGTGCTGGTGGACGGCAAGGCGGTAAAATCCTGCACGGCTTTTGCCGGTGATCTGGACGGGGCCGAGGTTACAACGGTTGAAGGTATGGCAAACCCTGACGGCAGCCTTGGGCGTATCCAGCAGGCGTTTCAGGATTATCACGGGCTGCAATGCGGCTTCTGCACGCCCGGCATGGTCATGTCCACTGCCGCGCTGCTGGCCGATAACCCCACGCCCACAGAAGAGGAAGTTCGCCACTATCTGGAAGGCAATATTTGCCGCTGCACCGGATACCAGAACATCGTGCGGGCGGTCATGGCCGCATCAGGGCAGGATGCGGCCACGCTTGCCGCCGAATAA